The genomic DNA AAAAAACCGTCGGTTTGCAGGATCTCGTCGATCCGCTGTGCCACATCCAACTGCGGTTTGCGAATGGCCTGTTCGAACTGTCCGATGTAGCCGCCCGAGACGAAGACCCGTGATCCCAACTCCACCTGGGTGAATCCCGCGTCTTCCCGGCGTCGTTTCAGCTCCGCTCCGAAGAACTCCCACGCCGCCTGTCGCGAACCGTTGGCCATGGCCAACCCCCCTTTGTGCTGCCCCGCATTTGTAGAGCACAGACTCCTGTCGAGTCTAAGCGCAGAGCGTCACCATGGAGATGCGAAGAGTGAAACCTGAAAGGGAAGGGGAGCACGGTGACGGCAGAACACACACCACTCGGGGGACGACACTCGGCGCTCTGCGTCGAAGAGGCGGAGGAAGCAGTGCAGGAATTGCGGGCAGCACTCGCAAATGTCGGAATCACGTTGCCCTCACTGCGGCTCGACCCGGCAGTCCTTGCGCGAGAGGCACCCTGCTCGCTCGTCGAACTGGGCGGCTGTTCCGTCGACGTCGCCGTCCGGCTCGCGGCGGCGCTGCGGTGAAGCCACATAGCTCACGGAACCCGCGGAACCCGCAGGACTTACGGAACCCGCAGGACTTGCAGAACCCGCAGAACCCGCCGATCGGCTCGTACGCCGTCGACACCAGAAACGGAAGAGTGGGCATCGTCATGGGGTACGAGGGACCGTACGTACAGCTGAGGCCGTACGGCGGAGGCAGGGAGTGGGACGTCGAGCCGGAGGCCGTCCGGGGCGCGACCCAGGCCGAGCGGCTCAGCGCGGCGACGGCGTACGCCAACGCACGCAGCCGGGGCGAGCTGCCTTGAAGGGAGGCCCGGCAGGGACGGAACATGCCGCCCCGGGCCGATGCGCGGGCGCCGTAGGCGAGAATGGGCCTCATGAGTCTGTTCCGCGACGACGGCATCGTGCTGCGCACCCAGAAGCTGGGTGAGGCGGACCGGATCATCACCTTGCTCACGCGTGGTCACGGACGCGTACGCGCCGTGGCGCGCGGTGTGCGGCGGACCAAGTCGAAGTTCGGGGCGCGGCTGGAGCCGTTCTCCCACGTGGACGTGCAGTTCTTCTCGCGCGGGAGCGAGCTGATCGGGCGCGGCCTGCCCCTGTGCACACAGAGCGAGACCATCGCTCCGTACGGTGGCGCCATCGTGACGGACTACGCGCGGTACACCGCCGGGACGGCCATGCTCGAGACCGCCGAGCGGTTCACCGATCACGAGGGGGAGCCCGCCGTGCAGCAGTATCTGCTGCTGGTCGGCGGGCTGCGCACGCTCGCCCGGGGGGAACACGAACCCCACCTCGTGCTCGACGCCTTCCTGCTGCGCTCCCTCGCCGTGAACGGGTACGCGCCCAGCTTCAGCAACTGCGCGAAGTGCGGAATGCCGGGGCCGAACCGGTTCTTCTCGGTGGCCGCGGGCGGCTCCGTCTGCGTCGACTGCCGGGTGCCCGGCAGCGTCGTACCCTCGGCGCAGGCGCTGGTGCTGCTCGGCGCGCTGCTGACGGGAGACTGGGAGACCGCGGACGCCTGTGAGCCGCGGTACGTCCGGGAGGGCAGCGGCCTGGTGTCGGCCTATCTGCACTGGCACCTGGAGCGCGGCCTGCGCTCCCTGCGTTACGTCGAGAAGTAGAGAAGCACGGAAGCGCAGAAGTACGGAAGCACAGAAGTACAGACACAGCTCAAGGAGACGAGAAGCACATGGTCGTACGCGGGATCCTGGGACGCCAGCGCCGCGAGTACAGGGCGCCGGAGCCGCACCCGTCCGGTGCCCGCGCGCCCAAACTCCCCGGCGAGCTGATCCCGAACCATGTCGCGTGTGTCATGGACGGGAACGGCCGGTGGGCCAAGGAGCGCGGGCTGCCGCGCACCGAGGGGCACAAGGTCGGCGAGGGCGTCGTCATGGACGTCCTCAAGGGCTGTATCGAGCTGGGCGTGAAGAACCTGTCCCTGTACGCCTTCTCGACGGAGAACTGGAAGCGGTCGCCCGAGGAGGTCCGCTTCCTGATGAACTTCAACCGGGACGTCATCCGGCGCCGGCGGGACGAGATGGACGCGCTCGGGATCCGGATCCGCTGGGTAGGCCGCATGCCGAAGCTCTGGAAGTCCGTCGTCCAGGAACTTCAGATCGCCCAGGAGCAGACCAAGGACAACGACGCCATGACGCTGTACTTCTGCGTCAACTACGGCGGCCGTGCGGAGCTCGCCGACGCGGCGAAGGCGATGGCCGAGGATGTCGCGGCCGGCCGTCTCGACCCCGCCAAGGTCAGCGAGAAGACCATCCAGAAGTACCTGTACTACCCGGACATGCCGGACGTCGACCTCTTCCTGCGCCCCAGCGGCGAGCAGCGCACCTCGAACTACCTGCTCTGGCAGTCGAGTTACGCGGAGATGGTCTTCCAGGACGTGCTGTGGCCCGACTTCGACCGGCGTGACCTGTGGCGCGCCTGCGTCGAGTACGCCTCCCGTGACCGCCGCTTCGGCGGCGCCGTTCCGAACGAGCAGCTGCTCGAGATGGAGCGGGACATGAAGGGGAGCGAAGGCGTCCAGGACGCCTGACCGTCACGACGACGGCAGCGGCACCCGGCGCTCGAAGGCGCCGGGTGCCGCTGCCGTCGTTCGTACGGGGTCAGCTGGTCGTCAGCGCCGTGTCGTCGATGACGAAGCTCGTCTGGAGCGACGAGTCCTCGACACCGCTGAACTTGAGGGCGACCGTGGTGCCCGCCAGCGAGGACAGGTCGAAGGTCTTCTGGGTGTAGCCGGAGGCGGCGTTCAGGTTGGAGTACGTCGCCAGGGTCGTCGATCCGGCGGTCACCGTCAGCTTGTCGTACTGGGTGCTGGTGGTGGTCTCCGCCGTGTCGATGTGCAGGTAGAAGGTCAGGCTGGCCTTGCAGCCGGACGGGATGGTCACCGACTGGGAGAGCGTGTCGGTGTGGGTGGAGCCGTAGCCGTCGAGCCAGGCCTTGTAGGAGCCTGCGTGGGCCGCTTCACTGCTGGAGTTGGTGATGACTCCACTGCTCGCGGTCCAGGTGGTGTTGCCTGATTCGAAGCCCGGGTTGCCGAGCAGCTGGGTGGAGGCGCAGGTGCCGCCGCCTCCGCTGGAGCTGACGGTCCAGGTGAAGCTCGCGGTGCCGGTCGCGCCGGTGCTGTCGGTCACCGTGACGGTCGTGCTGTAGGTGCCGGCCGTGGTCGGGGTGCCGGAGATCACGCCGGTGGAGCTGTTGACCGACAGGCCGGTGGGCAGGCCGGTCGCGGCGTACGTCAGTGAGCCGCTGTTGGTGCTGCTGGCCGAGACCTGGAGACTCACCGCGGTACCGACGGTGGACGACTGGCTGCCCGGGTTGGTGACCGTCACGCCGCTCGTCGGCGGGGTGACGTGGCTGCCGACGTTGATGCCCGCGAAGGCGTTCGCCACCCCCGCGTACTGGGTGGAGCTGGCGCCGTACAGGGCGGTCGCCGCGTTCAGGGCGGCGGTGCGGGCGCCGGCGTAGTTGGTGCTGGACGTCATGTACGTCGTCAGCGCCTTGTACCAGATCTGCAGGGCCGCGGCCCGGCCGATGCCGGCGACGGCGACACCGTCGGAGGTCGGGCTGTTGTAGGTGACCCCGTTGATGGTCTTGGAGCCGCTGCCCTCGGAGAGCAGGTAGAACATGTGGTTCGCCGGGCCCGAGGAGTAGTGGACGTCCAGGTTGCCGACGCCGGAGTACCAGCTGTCGGCGGAGCCGCCGTCCTTGTCGGGCTCGTCCATGTAGCGCAGCGGGGTGCCGTCGCCGTTGATGTCGATCTTCTCGCCGATGAGGTAGTCACCGACGTCGCTGCTGTTGGCGGCGTAGAACTCGACACCCGTGCCGAAGATGTCGGAGGTCGCCTCGTTCAGACCGCCGGACTCACCGGTGTAGTTCAGGCCCGCGGTGTTGGAGGTGACGCCGTGGCTCATCTCGTGGCCCGCGACGTCGAGCGAGGTGAGGGCGTGGGTGCTGCTGGTGCCGTCGCCGTAGGTCATGCAGAAGCAGTCGTCGTCCCAGAACGCGTTGACGTACGCGGTGCTGTAGTGGACGCGGGAGTAGGCCGCGACGCCGTCGTTCTTGATGCCGCTGCGGCCGAAGGTGTTCTTGTAGAAGTCCCAGGTCGTCTGCGCGCCGTAGGCGGCGTCCGCGCCGGCGGTCTGGGTGTTGGAGCCGGAGCCGGTGCCCCAGGTGTCGTCGGCGTCGGTCATCAGGGTGCCGGTGCCCGACGTGCCGTTGTTGAGGCTGTACGTCTTGTGGCCGCCGCGCGTGGTGTCGTACAGCTGGTACGTCGACCCGGACAGGGTCGTGCTCAGCGAGACCGTGCCGCTGTACTGGGTGTTGCCGGTGCCGGTCTTGACGCCCTGGTAGCGGTAGAGCTCCTTGCCGGTGGTGGCGTCCGTGATGACGTGCAGCTGGCTGGGCGTGCCGTCGTCCTGGAGTCCGCCGATCACCGTCTCCCAGGCGAGCTTGGGGGCGCCGCTGCCGGCCCAGATCACCTTGCGGGCGCTGTCGGTGGTCGCCTTCTCGGCGGCGAGGTCCTTGGCGGCCTTCAGCGCCTTGGTCACGGCGGCCGACCTGGTGAAGGACGCGGTGGTGGAGGCGACCTTGATGGTGCGCTTGTTGTTGAAGGTGCTGCTCACCGTGCCGGCGGCCAGCGAGGCGGGCGGGGTGTGCACGACGACGTCGCCGCCGAGGACCGGCAGACCGGCCCAGGTGCGCTCGTAACGCGTGTGCAGCGTGCCGTCGTTGTCCTTCACGACGTCCCGGACGACCAGCTTCTCCTTGGCGCCGAGGCCCAGGGTGGCGGCGGTCGTCGTGGTCTTCTTCGCGGCGCTCTTGAGCAGGGCGCTGTGCTGCGCGGGCGTGAGCTTGGCTTCCTGGCCGCCGGTGCGCAGGGGGCTGGGGTGCGGCGCGGCGGGCTTGGCGGTGGCCGGGACGGCCTGTATGCCGACGGTCAGAAAGGCGGTGGCGGCCATCAAGGCTCCGGCGGCGGTCGCCTTACGGGGGGTTCGTCTCACTCGTTCGTACTCCTACTGCGGCGGCCGCGTGGGGCGGCCGGTGACAGACCGGACAGACGGGGGTGTGCAGCCCGGGACGAGCTGAGCAGTGAGGTGCGCGGCCGTGGTGACGGCCAGAAGATGTGCGCGAGACGTGGGGGATGGCTGGGGGAAGGGTGGCACCATTGACCGGGGCATGTCAGCAAGGTGGCGGCAGGTCAAGGGTTATCCCTCTGCCTCCCGCCCGGACCGGCTGACCGCCGGTAGCGCGATCCGGCCATGAAGGCGGGGCGGAATGCCGCACGGGGCAGGGCGAGCTGGTCTACCGGCCGGCCGTCGGGGACTTCTCGTCGGCGCCGACGGCGGGCGGGGGAGTCGGCCGGGCGCGCTGTCCCGCGCACCCGGCGCTCATTGTCGTAGCAGCCGCGAGCGGCCTACGGGGTCTGTCCGGCAGGGCATGTTTCCGCACCGCCGTCACGGCCGCCGGACCGGCCGTGGGCACCGAAACGACGGACGCGGGTCGGGTTGCGGTCGATCATCGACCGCAACCCGACCCGCGTCCCAAGTCCCGGGAGGTCCCGGCCTCAGCTCTTCGCCGCGGCGCACTCCGCGCACGTACCGAAGATCTCCACCGTGTGCGCGACGTTCACATAGCCGTGCTCCGCCGCGATCGCCTCCGCCCACTTCTCCACGGCCGGGCCCTCGACCTCGACCGCCTTGCCGCAGACGCGGCAGACGAGGTGGTGGTGGTGCTCGCCGCTGGAGCAGCGGCGGTAGACGGACTCGCCGTCGGAGGTGCGCAGCACGTCGACCTCGCCCGCGTCGGCGAGGTTCTGCAGCGTGCGGTACACGGTGGTGAGCCCTACGGAGTCGCCTTTGTGCTTGAGCATGTCGTGGAGCTCCTGCGCACTGCGGAACTCGTCCACCTCGTCGAGCGCCGCCGCCACGGCGGCACGCTGCCGGGTGGAGCGGCCCCGAACGGGCGATCCAGCGGTTGTCACCGTTGCCTCCTCACGTCTGCCCTTGCCCGGCCATTGTGCCAGCCCGGACTGTGCGTGGTCAGACGCCGACCTTCCGTTCCGGGCTACGGGTGGCCGGAATCGTGCACTCGGCCGGGTCGCCGGTCTCCTGTGCGGCGGCCCGTGCCCTGCGGCGCGCCAGTGGTGTCGCCAGCGCCGTCAGCAGGATGAACGCGCCGATGGCCAGCAGGACGATCGTCGCGCCGGGCGGCACGTTCCGGTAGTACGTGGTCACCGTGCCGCCGATGGTCACGCTCACCCCGATCGCCACCGCGATGGCGAAGGTGGCGGCGAAGCTCCGGCTGAGCTGCTGCGCGGCCGCGACCGGCACCACCATCAGGGCGGAGACGAGCAGCAGGCCGACGATCCGCATGGCGACCGTGACGGTGACCGCCGCCGTGACGGCCGTGAGCAGGTTCAGGGCGCGCACCGGAAGGCCGGTCACCCGCGCGAACTCCTCGTCCTGGCTGACCGCGAACAACTGCCGGCGCAGGCCGAGGGTGACGAGCAGGACGAAGGCCGCCAGCAGGCAGATGGCCGTCACGTCCTCCTGCGAGACCGTCGTGAGCGAGCCGAAGAGGTACGACATGAGGTTGGTGTTGCTGCCGCCCGGCGCGAGGTTGATCAGCATCACACCGCCCGCCATGCCCCCGTAGAAGAGCATCGCGAGCGCGATGTCGCCGCGCGTTTTGCCGTACCAGCGGATCAGCTCCATGAGGACCGCGCCGAGCACGGAGACGGCCGTCGCCATCCACACCGGGGACCAGGACAGCAGGAAGCCGAGGCCGACGCCCGTCATCGCCACGTGGCCGATGCCGTCGCCCATCAGGGCCTGGCGGCGCTGCACCAGGTAGATGCCGACGGCGGGCGCGGTGATGCCCACGAGGACGGCGGCGAGCAGGGCCCGCTGCATGAAGGCGTAGTCGAGGAAGGTCATCAGCTCAGCAGTCCCGTCCGGATCGGTTCGGCGTCGTGAGCCGCGTGCGGGTGTACGTGGTCGTGGCCGGGCAGCGCGTGCTGGCCGACCGCCTGCGGGGGCGGGCCGTCGTGCAGGACGCAGCCGTCGCGCAGGACGACCGCGCGGTCGATCAGCGGCTCCAGGGGGCCCAACTCGTGCAGGACCAGCAGCACGCTCGTGCCCCGGGACACCTGCTCGCGCAGGGTCGCCGCGAGGATCTCCTGGCTGGCCAGGTCGACGCCCGCCATCGGCTCGTCCATGATCAGGAGTTCGGGTTCGGAGGCGAGGGCGCGGGCGATCAGCACGCGCTGGTGCTGGCCGCCGGAGAGCGCGTCGACGGAGTCCTTGGCGCGGTCGGCCATGCCGACGAGTTCCAGGGCCCGCCGCACGGCCTGGTGGTCGGCCTTGCGCAGCATGCCGAAGCGGGCGCGGGAGAGCCGGCCCGAGGCGACGATCTCGGTCACCGTGGCGGGCACGCCGCCCGCCGCCGTGGTGCGCTGCGGCACGTATCCGACGCGCTTCCAGTCGCGGAAGCCGCGGCGTGGGGTGCCGAACAGCTCGATCTCGCCGCCGCTGACCGGTACCTGGCCGATGATGCTGCGTACGGCGGTGGACTTGCCGGAACCGTTGGCGCCGAGCAGCGCGACGACCTCACCGCGGTGCACGGCGAGGTCGATGCCGCGCAGCACCGGGCGCGAGCCCAGCTCGGCGCGTACACCGCGCAGGGATATGACGGGGTCGTTCGCACCGCCTATGCCGTCCACGCCGTCCATGCCGCCCACACCGTCCATGCCGTCCTCCGTAAAGATCACTTGGCACCCAGGGCTGTCCGCAGCGCCTTGAGGTTGGACTCCATGACCTGGAAGTAGTCGGTGCCCCGGGACTTCTCGGTGATGCCCTCGATCGGGTCGAGGACGTCCGTCCTGAGCCGGGCGTCCTTGGCGACGGTCTTCGCGGTCTTGTCGCTGACGAGCGTCTCGTAGAAGACCGTCGAGACGCCGTCCGCCTGCGCCATCTTCTCAAGCTCCTTCACGCGGTTCCCGCTGGGCTCCGACTCCGGGTCCAGGCCGCTGATGGCCTCCTCGGTGAGGCCGTAGCGCTCGGCGAGGTAGCCGAAGGCGGCGTGGGTGGTGATGAAGACCTTGGTCCCGGTGTTCTTCAGCCCGTCCGCGTACCGCGTGTCGAGGCCGTCCAGCTTCTCGACCAGCGCGGCGGTGTTCTTCCGGTAGTCCGCGGCGTGCTCGGGGTCGGCCTTCGCGAGGGCCTTGCCGACGCCCTGGGCGACCTCGGAGTACTTCACGGGGTCGAGCCAGATGTGCGGGTCCGTGCCGCCGGACTCCTCGCCCTTGGTGTCGTCGTGCGCGGCCGCGTGCCCGCCGACCTCGTTGCCGTGCTTCTCCAGCGTGGTCAGCGACGCGGCGTCGATCTTCGTCCTGACCCCGGACTGCGCGACGGCGTCGTCGACGGCGGGCTGGAGGTTCTTGAGGTAGAGGACCGCGTCCGACTTCTCGAGCTGCACGGTCTGCTGGGCGCTGATCTCCAGGTCGTGCGGCTCCTGGCCGGGCTGGGTCAGACTGGTGACCCGCACATGCTTCCCGCCGATCTGCTCGGCGAGATACTGCATGGGGTAGAACGACGCCACCACGTCGAGCTTTCCGCCGTTCCCGCCGTCGGCCGCGGTCGAGTCCGAGCAGGCGGAGAGCGTGCCGAGACCGAGAAGGGTGGTCGCGGCCACGGCGGTCCCGGGTATGAGGCGTCGTCGTACGTTCATGACAGTCATTTTCAACAAAACTGGAAACGATTGTCAACAAGGCTTCTGTCCCGGATGGTGACCCCAACCGATTTGATACGGGGGTGGGCGGCGCCGGTAACCTGAAGCATTCGCTGCCGTCCGTTCGTAATGAAGAGAGCACCGTGGCCGCCGACAAGATCGACACCATCGTCAGCCTGAGCAAGCGCCGTGGCTTCGTTTTCCCCTGTAGTGAGATCTACGGTGGCCAGAAGGCCGCCTGGGACTACGGCCCGCTCGGCGTCGAGCTCAAGGAGAACATCAAGCGCCAGTGGTGGCGTTACATGGTCACCTCCCGTGAGGACGTCGTCGGTATCGACTCGTCGGTGATCCTTGCGACCGAGGTCTGGGTCGCGTCGGGGCACGTCGCCACCTTCTCCGACCCGCTCACCGAGTGCACCTCCTGCCACAAGCGCTACCGCGCCGACCACCTGGAGGAGGCCTACGAGGCGAAGCACAACCGCTCCCCGGAGAACGGCCTCGCCGACATCAACTGCCCCAACTGCGGCAACAAGGGCCAGTTCACCGAGCCCAAGCAGTTCTCGGGTCTGCTCTCCACGCACCTCGGCCCCACGCAGGACAGCGGCTCCGTCGCCTACCTGCGCCCCGAGACCGCGCAGGGCATCTTCACCAACTTCGCCCAGGTCCAGCAGACCTCGCGCCGCAAGCCGCCGTTCGGCATCGCGCAGATGGGCAAGTCCTTCCGCAACGAGATCACGCCCGGCAACTTCATCTTCCGCACCCGCGAGTTCGAGCAGATGGAGATGGAGTTCTTCGTCAAGCCGGGCGAGGACGAGAAGTGGCAGGAGTTCTGGATGCAGGAGCGCTGGAACTGGTACACCGGCCTCGGTCTCCGTGAGGAGAACATGCGCTGGTACGACCACCCGGCCGAGAAGCTCTCGCACTACTCCAAGCGCACCGCCGACATCGAGTACCGCTTCCAGTTCGGCGGCAACGAGTGGGGCGAGCTGGAGGGTGTCGCCAACCGCACGGACTACGACCTGTCCGCGCACGCCAAGGCCTCCGGCCAGGACCTCTCCTACTTCGACCAGGAGGCCGGCGAGCGCTGGACTCCGTACGTCATCGAGCCCGCCGCCGGTGTCGGCCGCGCGATGCTCGCGTTCCTGCTGGACGCGTACGTCGAGGACGAGGCGCCGAACGCCAAGGGCAAGATGGAGAAGCGCACGGTGCTGCGCCTCGACCCGCGGCTGTCCCCGGTGAAGGTCGCGGTGCTGCCGCTCTCCCGCAACCCGGAGCTGTCCCCGAAGGCCAAGGGCCTCGCCACCGCGCTGCGCCAGCACTGGAACATCGAGTTCGACGACGCGGGCGCCATCGGCCGCCGCTACCGCCGCCAGGACGAGATCGGCACGCCGTTCTGCGTCACGGTCGACTTCGACACGCTCGACGACAACGCGGTGACGGTCCGCGAGCGTGACTCGATGAAGCAGGAGCGGGTCTCTCTCGACCAGATCGAGGGCTACCTCGCCGCGCGCCTGATCGGCTGCTGACCTCCGTTCCGGCGCGAAAGCCCCCGGTTTCCCGTGAGTACGGGAAACCGGGGGCTTTCGCATGGGAGGTCAACGGCGTTGCAAGCCCTTGTGACGGCCTCGCGGGGGCTTCAACGGCCTTGCAGCGCCTTCACGTTGTCGCCGAACGTCCAGTTCTTCGAGCCGTCCCAGTTGATCGACCAGGTCATCAGGCCCTTGAGGCCGCTGCCGTAGTGCCGCCAGGCCTGGGAGACGAGGCTCGGTGACATATAGCCGCCTCCGGCGCCCGACTGGGCGGGCAGACCCGGGACCTGCTTGTCGTACGGCACCCTGACGGTGGTGCCCTGGACGACCAGCCCCTTGTTCAGGCAGTCGGTCTGGGCGGTGAAGCCCTGCACGGTGCCGGCGGAGTACGAGTCGCCGGAGCAGCCGTACATGCTGCCGTTGTAGTACTGCATGTTCAGCCACCACAGGCGGCCGTTGTCGGCGTACTTCTTGACGATCGGCAGGTACGCGCCCCAGATCGAGCCGTAGGCGACGCTGCCGCCGGTGACGTACGCGGTCTCCGGGGCCATGGTCAGCCCGAAGTTGGACGGCATCTGGCCCAGCACCCCGTCGATGATGCGGATCAAGTTGGCCTGCGAGGCGGAGAGTTGGCCGATGTTGCCGCTGCCGACGAGACCCGTCTCGATGTCGATGTCGATGCCGTCGAAGTTGTACTTCTTCAGGAGGGGGACGATCGTCGCGACGAACCTGTCGGCGACGGCGGACGAGCTGAGGTCGATCCCGGCCGCAGCCCCGCCGATGGACAGCAGGATCGTCTGCCCGGACGCCTTGGCCTGGCACATCTCGGCCGGCGTCGCGACCTTCACGCCCGTGTCCATGCCGTCCTCCCACAGCGCGGTGCCGTCGGAGCGGATGACCGGGAACGCGGCGTTGATCACGTTGTAGCCGTGCGCGGCGATACGGGAGTCGGTGATCGGGGTCCAGCCGAAGGGCGGGTGCACTCCGTTGGAAGAGCCGTCCCAGTTCTCCCAGTAGCCCTGGAGAACCTTGCCGGACGGGCGGGACTTCACGGCGCAGGTGTCGGCCGCCGATGCGGTGGGGGCGGTGGCGATCGACAGTGGGGTCAGGACGGCTGCGGTCAGCGCGACGGCGAGCAGGCGCAGCTTCCGACGGATCATTCGGGCCTCCCGGTGGGGGTGCGGTGAGGTGTCGTAGGCATGACACTGCTCTTGGTCCAGACCTTTCGTCAATAGGTCTGGACCAGAGGGGCAGGGCGTCCGGTCTCGAGTGGCAGGTGAGAGGTAACAGATGACAGCTGACAGATATTGAAATCTGTCAGCTGTCATGGCAGGGTGGATGACACGACAGCCCACCCGGCGACCCCCCTCCCGCCGGGAAACCCCAAGGAGCCCTCATGCGCACCCGCCCCCTCGGATCCACCGGCCCCCAGGTCTCCGCCCTCGGCCTCGGCTGCATGGGCATGTCCTCGTTGTACGGCGAGGCCGACCGGGCCGAGTCCGTCGCCACGATCCACGCCGCCCTCGAAGCGGGCGTGACCCTGCTCGACACCGGTGACTTCTACGCCATGGGCCACAACGAGATGCTGATCGGCGAGGCGCTCCGCACGGCGCCCGCCGGCCTGCGCGAACAGGCTCTGACCAGCGTCAAGTTCGGCGCGCTGCGCGGCCCGGACGGCAACTGGATCGGATACGACGGCCGCCCCGCCGCCGTGCAGAACTTCGCCGCGTACTCGCTCCAGCGCCTCGGCGTGGACCACATCGACGTCTACCGGATCGCCCGGGTCGACCCCGACGTACCGATCGAGGAGACGGTCGGCGCGATCGCCGAGCTGGTGGAGAAGGGATACGTGAAGCACATCGGCCTGAGCGAGGTCGGCGCCGAGACGATCCGCCGAGCCGCGGCCACCGCCCCGATCTCGGACGTCCAGATCGAGTACTCCCTCATCTCCCGCGGTATCGAGGACCGCATCCTGCCCACCACCCGGGAACTGGGCATCGCCATAACCGCGTACGGCGTCCTCTCCCGCGGTCTGATCTCCGGCCACTTCACCCGCGACCGGCAGCTGGCCGCGACGGACTTCCGCGCCTTCTCGCCCCGCTTCCAGGGGGAGAACCTGGACCACAACCTCACTCTGGTCGAGGCGCTGCGGAAGATCGCCGAGCAGAAGGGCGTCAGTGTCGCGCAGCTCGCCATCGCCTGGGTGCTGTCGCGGGGCCAGCGGCACAACACGGACATCGTGCCGCTGATCGGGGCCCGTACCCGGGAGCGGCTGTCGGAGGCGCTGGGCGCGCTGGAGGTGACGCTGGACGACGCCGACCTGAACGCGATCGAGGCGGCCGTACCGGCGGACTCCGCCGCGGGCGAGCGCTACCCGCAGGCGCAGATGGCGCACCTCGACAGCGAGCGCTGACGGCAGCGCCGGGTACGGTCGTCGTCATGGCACCGAGTACCGAGACCCTGACCGCCGAGCGCATCCTCGAAGCGACCGAGGAGGTGCTGCGCCGCCACGGTCCGGCGAAGGCCACGGTGGTGGACGTGGCCCGCGCGCTCGGCGTCAGCCACGGGAGTGTGTACCGCCACTTCCGTACGAAGGCCGCACTGCGGGAGGCGGTGACCCAGCGCTGGCTGGACCGTACGGCCAAGGCGCTGTCGGGCATCGTCGCGGAGGACCGTGATCCGCAGGAGCGGCTGCTGGACTGGTTCTCGGCGCTGTTCGCCGCCAAGCGCCACAAGGCGGGCGACGACCCGGAGCTGTTCGCCACCTTCATGGTGCTGACCGGTGAGAGCAGTGGGGTCGTCGACGACCACATAGCGGACCTGACCGGCCAGATCGCCGCGATCGTCCGCGACGGTGTGGCCCGTGGCACGTTCGCGGCGTCCGACCCGGTGGTCGCGGCCCGCGCCCTCTTCCAGGCCACGGGCCGCTTCCACGACCCGTGCTACGCCCGGGAGTGGGAACAGCCCGGCATCGAGGCCGAGTTCGACGCGCTCCTGGAGCTGGTACTGCGGGGGCTGCGGGCCTGACCGGCCGGCTCCCCGGCGGTGCGACCGTCAGGGATTGCGGCCTGCTACCAGGGATCGCGTCAGGGCTTGCGGGCGAGGCCGCCGTGCTGACCGATCGGGGCGGGGGCGGGGGCGTCGGCCCCGGATTCCTCCGGACGCCACAGCGGTACGGAGACGACGCCCGGCTCCACGAGTTCCAGGCCGTCGAAGAACGCCTCGATCCGCGCCACCGGCCGCAGGAAGTACGGGACCGCGCCGGTCTCGTTGTAGCCGTCCTGGGCTCGCTCGTAGTCCGGGTCGGTCCCCCGGGAGCCGTCGTTGACGGACAGATAGCTGCCGGAGGGCAGGCCGTCCAGCAGGCGCCGGACGATGGAGCGTGCCTCGTCGTAGTCCGGGACGTGCCCCAGGATGCCGCTGAGGATGAGGGCGGTCGGACGGGTGAGGTCCAGCGTCTCGGCGGCGGCCGCCAGGATGCGGTCGGGCTCGTACAGACTGACGTCCACGTACGAGGTCGCCCCCTGCGGGGTGGAGCGGAGCAGGGCGCGGGCGTGCGCGAGGATCATCGGGTCGTTGTCGACGTAGACGATCCTGGACTCCGGCGCGATTCC from Streptomyces avermitilis MA-4680 = NBRC 14893 includes the following:
- a CDS encoding metal ABC transporter ATP-binding protein, yielding MDGVGGMDGVDGIGGANDPVISLRGVRAELGSRPVLRGIDLAVHRGEVVALLGANGSGKSTAVRSIIGQVPVSGGEIELFGTPRRGFRDWKRVGYVPQRTTAAGGVPATVTEIVASGRLSRARFGMLRKADHQAVRRALELVGMADRAKDSVDALSGGQHQRVLIARALASEPELLIMDEPMAGVDLASQEILAATLREQVSRGTSVLLVLHELGPLEPLIDRAVVLRDGCVLHDGPPPQAVGQHALPGHDHVHPHAAHDAEPIRTGLLS
- a CDS encoding metal ABC transporter substrate-binding protein, producing MNVRRRLIPGTAVAATTLLGLGTLSACSDSTAADGGNGGKLDVVASFYPMQYLAEQIGGKHVRVTSLTQPGQEPHDLEISAQQTVQLEKSDAVLYLKNLQPAVDDAVAQSGVRTKIDAASLTTLEKHGNEVGGHAAAHDDTKGEESGGTDPHIWLDPVKYSEVAQGVGKALAKADPEHAADYRKNTAALVEKLDGLDTRYADGLKNTGTKVFITTHAAFGYLAERYGLTEEAISGLDPESEPSGNRVKELEKMAQADGVSTVFYETLVSDKTAKTVAKDARLRTDVLDPIEGITEKSRGTDYFQVMESNLKALRTALGAK
- a CDS encoding glycine--tRNA ligase, which gives rise to MAADKIDTIVSLSKRRGFVFPCSEIYGGQKAAWDYGPLGVELKENIKRQWWRYMVTSREDVVGIDSSVILATEVWVASGHVATFSDPLTECTSCHKRYRADHLEEAYEAKHNRSPENGLADINCPNCGNKGQFTEPKQFSGLLSTHLGPTQDSGSVAYLRPETAQGIFTNFAQVQQTSRRKPPFGIAQMGKSFRNEITPGNFIFRTREFEQMEMEFFVKPGEDEKWQEFWMQERWNWYTGLGLREENMRWYDHPAEKLSHYSKRTADIEYRFQFGGNEWGELEGVANRTDYDLSAHAKASGQDLSYFDQEAGERWTPYVIEPAAGVGRAMLAFLLDAYVEDEAPNAKGKMEKRTVLRLDPRLSPVKVAVLPLSRNPELSPKAKGLATALRQHWNIEFDDAGAIGRRYRRQDEIGTPFCVTVDFDTLDDNAVTVRERDSMKQERVSLDQIEGYLAARLIGC
- a CDS encoding chitinase translates to MIRRKLRLLAVALTAAVLTPLSIATAPTASAADTCAVKSRPSGKVLQGYWENWDGSSNGVHPPFGWTPITDSRIAAHGYNVINAAFPVIRSDGTALWEDGMDTGVKVATPAEMCQAKASGQTILLSIGGAAAGIDLSSSAVADRFVATIVPLLKKYNFDGIDIDIETGLVGSGNIGQLSASQANLIRIIDGVLGQMPSNFGLTMAPETAYVTGGSVAYGSIWGAYLPIVKKYADNGRLWWLNMQYYNGSMYGCSGDSYSAGTVQGFTAQTDCLNKGLVVQGTTVRVPYDKQVPGLPAQSGAGGGYMSPSLVSQAWRHYGSGLKGLMTWSINWDGSKNWTFGDNVKALQGR
- a CDS encoding aldo/keto reductase codes for the protein MRTRPLGSTGPQVSALGLGCMGMSSLYGEADRAESVATIHAALEAGVTLLDTGDFYAMGHNEMLIGEALRTAPAGLREQALTSVKFGALRGPDGNWIGYDGRPAAVQNFAAYSLQRLGVDHIDVYRIARVDPDVPIEETVGAIAELVEKGYVKHIGLSEVGAETIRRAAATAPISDVQIEYSLISRGIEDRILPTTRELGIAITAYGVLSRGLISGHFTRDRQLAATDFRAFSPRFQGENLDHNLTLVEALRKIAEQKGVSVAQLAIAWVLSRGQRHNTDIVPLIGARTRERLSEALGALEVTLDDADLNAIEAAVPADSAAGERYPQAQMAHLDSER
- a CDS encoding TetR family transcriptional regulator → MAPSTETLTAERILEATEEVLRRHGPAKATVVDVARALGVSHGSVYRHFRTKAALREAVTQRWLDRTAKALSGIVAEDRDPQERLLDWFSALFAAKRHKAGDDPELFATFMVLTGESSGVVDDHIADLTGQIAAIVRDGVARGTFAASDPVVAARALFQATGRFHDPCYAREWEQPGIEAEFDALLELVLRGLRA